One window of the Granulicella arctica genome contains the following:
- a CDS encoding glycosyltransferase: MTIETEESVMELSVIIPARNEAHLLPECLASLLAQSEPGFLLGREWEILVVDDDSTDDTRAAAEAAGVTVLTAPPLDLSPQGGFTGKNNACWTGAQTASGAWLLFTDADTIHEAGDLGRALREAERHKAALLSYSPRQVVTGFWQRAVMPLVFSELASVYSSKLVNDPGSRLAAANGQFLLVERDAYFSVGGHRAVGPSVLEDVALARNIKRGPRVIRFRYAPEALSSRMYRTTAEMIEGWTKNLALLMPSPIALAFWRVLDFLLFFGLPILAFLVPQKFPYQGFVFFLLWVRTAFRFYNRVMRAHFSAPDTILSILGIPFFCFLLLQSVLHHRVNKTVTWKGRSYRTGS; this comes from the coding sequence GTGACTATTGAGACGGAAGAATCGGTGATGGAACTGAGCGTGATCATTCCCGCTCGCAATGAAGCGCATCTGCTGCCCGAGTGTTTAGCCTCGCTCCTCGCCCAGAGCGAACCCGGTTTCCTGCTCGGCCGCGAATGGGAGATCCTCGTCGTCGACGACGATTCGACCGACGATACCCGGGCCGCCGCCGAAGCCGCAGGTGTCACCGTCCTCACCGCGCCACCGCTCGATCTCAGCCCGCAAGGCGGCTTTACCGGCAAGAACAACGCCTGCTGGACCGGAGCACAAACCGCTTCCGGCGCCTGGCTTCTCTTCACCGACGCCGATACCATCCACGAAGCAGGCGACCTCGGCCGAGCCCTCCGCGAAGCCGAACGCCACAAAGCCGCATTGCTCTCCTACTCGCCGCGCCAGGTCGTCACCGGATTCTGGCAGCGCGCCGTCATGCCGCTCGTCTTCTCAGAGCTTGCAAGCGTCTACTCCTCCAAACTTGTCAACGATCCCGGCAGCCGCCTCGCCGCCGCCAACGGCCAGTTCCTGCTCGTCGAGCGCGACGCCTACTTCTCCGTTGGCGGACACCGCGCCGTCGGCCCAAGCGTTCTCGAAGATGTCGCCCTCGCCCGCAACATCAAGCGCGGCCCGCGCGTTATCCGCTTCCGCTACGCGCCCGAAGCGCTCTCCTCCCGCATGTACCGCACCACGGCCGAGATGATCGAAGGCTGGACCAAGAACCTCGCCCTCCTCATGCCGTCGCCCATCGCCCTCGCCTTCTGGCGAGTCCTGGACTTCCTCCTCTTCTTCGGCCTGCCCATCCTCGCCTTCCTCGTCCCGCAGAAGTTCCCCTACCAGGGCTTCGTCTTCTTCCTCCTCTGGGTTCGAACCGCCTTCCGCTTCTACAACCGCGTCATGCGCGCCCACTTCTCCGCGCCCGACACCATCCTGTCCATCCTCGGCATCCCGTTCTTCTGCTTCCTACTCCTCCAAAGCGTCCTCCATCACCGCGTCAACAAGACCGTCACCTGGAAGGGACGAAGCTACAGAACTGGCTCGTGA
- a CDS encoding 6-pyruvoyl trahydropterin synthase family protein codes for MILLTRKAEFSSAHYYWNDAWSAEENLRVFGKCSNRNGHGHNYTLEVTVAGEIDPTSGFVVDLKELKTILEREVVSVYDHRHLNLEVPEFKTTIPTTENIALAIWNRLDGKIPNARLHRVRVYEMADLFADYYGER; via the coding sequence ATGATCCTGCTCACCCGCAAAGCCGAATTCTCCTCCGCCCATTACTACTGGAACGACGCCTGGTCCGCCGAGGAGAATCTCCGCGTCTTCGGTAAGTGCTCCAACCGGAACGGACACGGTCATAACTACACCCTCGAAGTAACCGTCGCAGGCGAGATCGACCCAACCTCCGGCTTCGTAGTCGACCTCAAGGAGCTCAAAACCATCCTCGAGCGCGAGGTCGTCAGCGTCTACGACCATCGCCACCTCAACCTCGAAGTTCCCGAGTTCAAGACCACTATCCCGACCACCGAAAACATCGCCCTCGCGATCTGGAATCGCCTCGACGGCAAGATCCCCAACGCCCGTCTTCATCGCGTGCGCGTCTACGAAATGGCCGACCTCTTCGCCGACTACTACGGTGAGCGATGA
- a CDS encoding 6-carboxytetrahydropterin synthase, which translates to MKAYLSRRYRFSASHRLNSDSYSAEQNLAVFGKCNNPHGHGHNYIVEVTFGGQVDPVTGMVCDLGALDTFAHQHLTSIFDLVNLNTLDHFKTMVPSTENLAIVVHRIFSDFTGATLTNVHVEETGNNSFDYPGEIGPTTASTAAA; encoded by the coding sequence ATGAAAGCCTACCTCTCACGGCGCTACCGCTTCAGCGCCAGCCATCGCCTCAACAGCGACAGCTACTCAGCCGAGCAGAATCTTGCCGTCTTCGGCAAATGCAATAACCCGCACGGCCACGGCCACAACTACATCGTCGAAGTCACCTTCGGCGGGCAGGTTGACCCAGTCACCGGCATGGTCTGCGACCTCGGTGCCCTCGACACCTTCGCGCACCAGCACCTTACCTCCATCTTCGACCTCGTCAACCTGAACACGCTCGATCACTTCAAAACGATGGTCCCCTCGACCGAGAACCTCGCCATCGTCGTCCATCGCATCTTCAGCGACTTCACCGGCGCAACGCTCACCAACGTTCACGTCGAAGAGACAGGCAACAACTCGTTCGACTACCCCGGCGAGATTGGCCCAACGACAGCAAGCACCGCCGCAGCATGA
- the folE gene encoding GTP cyclohydrolase I FolE gives MASPTALEPTALADISTQEIYRELLSRIGEDPDRDGLQKTPERMEKSMAFLTRGYQQNVADVLHEALFDVDYDEMVIVKDIEFYCMCEHHLLPFFGKAHVAYVPHGKVIGLSKIPRLVDVFARRLQVQERLTRQIGEAITNAIHPQGVAVILEASHLCMMMRGVEKQHSATVTSAMLGVFKTQLQTRNEFLSLVRRQS, from the coding sequence ATGGCAAGCCCAACCGCACTCGAACCAACCGCATTAGCAGACATCTCCACGCAGGAGATCTATCGCGAACTCCTCTCCCGCATCGGCGAAGACCCCGATCGCGACGGTCTGCAGAAGACCCCCGAGCGCATGGAAAAATCCATGGCCTTCCTCACTCGCGGCTACCAGCAGAACGTAGCCGATGTCCTGCACGAAGCGCTCTTCGACGTCGACTACGACGAGATGGTCATCGTCAAAGACATCGAGTTCTACTGCATGTGCGAACACCACCTGCTGCCCTTCTTTGGAAAGGCCCACGTCGCCTACGTCCCGCACGGCAAGGTCATCGGCCTCAGCAAGATCCCTCGCCTCGTCGACGTCTTCGCCCGTCGCCTCCAGGTTCAGGAGCGCCTCACCCGCCAGATCGGCGAGGCCATCACCAACGCCATCCACCCGCAAGGGGTCGCCGTCATCCTCGAGGCCTCACACCTCTGCATGATGATGCGCGGCGTAGAAAAACAGCACTCCGCCACCGTCACCTCCGCCATGCTCGGCGTCTTCAAAACCCAACTCCAAACCCGCAACGAATTCCTCTCTCTCGTCCGCCGCCAAAGCTGA
- the truB gene encoding tRNA pseudouridine(55) synthase TruB: MNGLIVLDKPSGITSHDCVSLVRRITGESSIGHLGTLDPMATGVLPLLLGKYTRLAQFFGQAEKQYTGTIRFGYATDSFDADGKPAAEPQPLTLSLAELQELATKFHGPMDQMPPIFSAKKINGVPAHKLARAGVDVPVKPARIVIHNFELLSLTGDTAEFAMTVSAGGYVRSVAHELGALAGCGAHLSSLRRTRAGVFSLDQAITTEALKALAGDPAAIERSLPHPRTLLPEMPSVTVDEQTAGRIRNGMQINLAEFSDVPLVKVFTSPTEMMAIAKRVAGTLMQPIVVMN, from the coding sequence ATGAACGGTCTCATCGTGCTCGACAAACCCTCGGGCATCACCTCGCATGATTGCGTCTCCCTCGTCCGCCGAATCACCGGCGAGTCGTCCATCGGCCACCTCGGCACACTCGATCCCATGGCGACCGGCGTCCTCCCGCTGCTCCTCGGCAAGTACACCCGCCTGGCCCAGTTCTTTGGACAGGCTGAGAAGCAGTACACCGGCACCATCCGCTTCGGCTACGCAACCGACAGCTTCGACGCCGACGGCAAGCCCGCGGCCGAACCGCAACCCCTCACGCTCTCCCTAGCAGAGTTGCAGGAGTTAGCGACGAAGTTCCACGGCCCCATGGACCAGATGCCCCCCATCTTCTCCGCCAAAAAGATCAACGGCGTCCCCGCACACAAACTCGCCCGCGCAGGCGTCGACGTTCCCGTCAAACCAGCCCGCATCGTCATCCACAACTTTGAGCTTCTCTCCCTTACCGGCGACACCGCCGAGTTCGCCATGACCGTCAGCGCCGGAGGCTACGTCCGCTCCGTAGCGCATGAGCTAGGCGCATTAGCCGGCTGCGGCGCGCACCTCTCCTCGCTCCGCCGCACCCGCGCAGGCGTCTTCTCCCTCGATCAGGCCATCACCACCGAAGCCCTCAAAGCATTAGCAGGAGACCCCGCAGCCATCGAGCGAAGCCTGCCCCATCCCCGCACCCTGCTCCCCGAGATGCCCTCCGTCACCGTCGATGAGCAGACAGCAGGACGCATCCGCAACGGCATGCAGATCAACCTCGCAGAGTTTTCGGATGTACCCCTGGTCAAGGTCTTCACCTCCCCAACCGAGATGATGGCCATCGCCAAACGAGTAGCCGGAACCCTCATGCAACCCATCGTCGTCATGAACTAA
- a CDS encoding arylesterase → MQRSVYSTILAAFVLLIGCHSKDTSSPSTETPAAPSSQPAVSTSKTAPVAPNDARPLLVCFGDSLTAGYGTDPGQSYPDYLQADLDAKGYHYRVVNEGVSGATSKDGVSRLPEIVALKAAVIVVEFGGNDGLRGLPVKDMRANLDRIVSTLKASGARLAVAGITLPPDYGPDYVNQFTATYPLLAKKYQVPVYPFLLQGVFGVDGMMQADRTHATAKGNEIVARNLLPVVEPLLSK, encoded by the coding sequence ATGCAGAGGTCTGTCTACAGCACTATTCTAGCGGCTTTCGTACTCCTCATCGGTTGCCATTCCAAGGATACGTCGAGCCCGTCAACAGAGACCCCGGCCGCCCCGAGTTCGCAGCCTGCGGTCAGCACCTCGAAGACAGCTCCAGTTGCTCCGAATGATGCTCGTCCCCTGCTGGTCTGCTTCGGCGATTCGCTTACGGCTGGCTATGGGACCGATCCGGGGCAGAGCTACCCCGACTATCTGCAGGCTGACCTTGACGCGAAGGGGTATCACTACCGGGTGGTAAACGAGGGCGTGAGCGGGGCTACGTCGAAGGATGGCGTCTCGCGGCTGCCGGAGATCGTCGCGCTGAAGGCTGCGGTGATCGTGGTGGAGTTCGGCGGGAACGACGGGCTGCGCGGTCTGCCGGTGAAGGATATGCGCGCCAATCTTGATCGGATCGTCTCAACCCTGAAGGCATCCGGGGCCAGGCTTGCGGTCGCGGGCATCACGCTGCCGCCGGACTATGGACCCGACTATGTGAACCAGTTCACGGCGACCTATCCGCTGCTGGCTAAGAAGTACCAGGTTCCGGTGTACCCGTTTCTGCTGCAGGGGGTGTTTGGCGTGGATGGCATGATGCAGGCGGATCGAACGCACGCTACGGCCAAGGGGAATGAGATCGTTGCGCGGAATCTGCTGCCGGTCGTTGAGCCGCTGCTGAGCAAATAA
- a CDS encoding ABC transporter ATP-binding protein — protein sequence MISVKGLRKSIRNGTGAAARTTDILKGIDFDIPAGQFAAIMGSSGSGKSTLLGLLAGLDMPSAGDVFLNGVAISYLPEDKLAQVRGRTIGFVFQSYQLIPTLTALENVLLPHELNADKSEAAEGLPRARQLLASVGLGDRLDHYPVQLSGGEQQRVALARAFILRPPIVLADEPTGNLDTVNGAHVLELLLNLNRTQATTLVLVTHDPVLAGYADRRITLRDGSILSDEMNEAAIPEAVL from the coding sequence ATGATCTCGGTCAAGGGCCTCCGTAAATCGATTCGCAACGGCACCGGTGCTGCTGCTCGTACAACAGACATCCTCAAGGGAATCGACTTCGACATTCCCGCCGGGCAGTTCGCCGCCATCATGGGCTCCTCCGGATCGGGCAAGTCCACCCTGCTGGGCCTGCTGGCCGGGCTTGACATGCCCAGCGCGGGCGATGTCTTCCTCAATGGAGTAGCCATCAGCTACCTTCCCGAAGACAAGCTGGCACAAGTGCGCGGTCGCACCATCGGCTTCGTCTTCCAGTCCTACCAGCTCATCCCCACCCTCACCGCGCTCGAAAACGTCCTGCTGCCGCACGAGCTTAACGCCGACAAATCAGAGGCAGCCGAGGGTCTGCCCCGCGCCCGCCAGCTCCTCGCCAGCGTCGGCCTGGGAGATCGCCTCGACCACTACCCGGTCCAGCTCTCCGGTGGCGAGCAGCAGCGTGTAGCCCTCGCCCGCGCCTTCATCCTGCGCCCCCCCATCGTGCTCGCGGATGAGCCGACCGGCAACCTCGACACCGTCAACGGCGCCCACGTCCTCGAACTTCTCCTCAACCTGAACCGCACACAGGCCACAACCCTCGTCCTCGTAACCCACGATCCCGTGCTCGCGGGCTATGCCGATCGCCGCATTACCCTGCGCGACGGCTCGATCCTCTCCGACGAGATGAACGAGGCCGCCATTCCTGAGGCGGTTCTCTAG